Within the Medicago truncatula cultivar Jemalong A17 chromosome 4, MtrunA17r5.0-ANR, whole genome shotgun sequence genome, the region atatcttagaaattagggttttttttatgttagtgTGTTGTATAAAAtggattctttgtacccacatgttttattccttgtttatttcatggttgagcatagggggtaggtctaaaactattatttctctgcgtttttggagaataaaatgggggtaggacgaaaaatgcaacaaaaatgataattgaatgaccgttttgttatgttttaaaagGATAGGACCAGTTTCATGAGCAGGCCAAAACACGaagaccaaaagtgtaattaaacctttattaaattatatgtttatagtaaccaaaaacaaaattataagtttataatttttcaaactgTACTGAGTTTAGAGTGTGAGATTACAAAAATGTATGATTTCACaacttataaatttaaatttaatttaaaagaaataatatttatacaattgCATAATATTCTTAtctcctcttttcttttctctctctttattaTTCTTACAATTGGAACCAAACCTACAAAAGAGCAACCACTAGCCACAACCAATTTTTAATTGCGTTGATTATAACAGTTGGATTTCACGTGAATTGGGAGCAGTATCAAATCACAAAAAGAGATAAATCAgttaaaatgaagaaataagGTGAAAATGGCACAATAATAATACTGTTTCcaaaagtgaaataaaaaataaggcaCACTATAGTAAACCAATAAAAGCGGAGAGAAAGTGGAAAATGAGTGATTACCGATAATAAATAAGACtttatccttttattttattttttttgtcaagaaaaagcCTTATCCTTTatctacaaataaataaatattaaaaaaattactatataatAAAGTTGATAAAGTTGGTGATCGTTCATTTATCTAAACACGTGGATTGACATCAGCAGCATTCCAAAAGAAACGGCATCCATTTATTAGTCAACTACGATAAATACAATGTCTTACTTTTGTTCATCAAATCACCACAAACCAACATCATCGTATTgcagaagaacaagaacaagacaAACATGTCTAAAGAAGATGTTTTCATTGGTGCAATTGACCAAGGAACAAGCAGTAGCAGGTTCATAATATATGATAAATCAGCTCAACCAATTGGATCTCATCAGGTTGAATTCACTCAGTTCTATCCACAAGCAGGGTAATTTTCATTATCATCACCTcgtttttcttttgtaattatGGATGCCCCCGGCCCCATGTTTGTTTTGTcgtaaagttttgttttttcattcaaaattttgatggGTTGGTAAGTATGGTCACActccatttttgttttcattggaGTGATCGGTCATTTTGATTCTTGAATGTGTGAGACGATTTTACTATGATCCATGAATGTATCAGATTTACAAAAACATGCCTaaatttgtcttttgatcctcGAATGTGTCTATTGTTAGTTAGTTCGGTCCATAAAAGACACCCTTGAAGATGCTTATGTAATCTGAGAACCTAGTTGCAATGCTGTAAAAAGATTCCACATTTAAACGCTGTATTTGATTTCACCCATCGATTTGAGATTGGTTGGTTCAGATTACACCTTCACTAACGAGCCCGATCATTGATTCAAGATCGAGCGGTTGAAATCAATAACAGTGGCACGTGCGTGTAATCCAAATGACACGTTCGTGGACTATAATGATAGTGCGCTaaaatgactatttactcttttcATTGTAATATTTcgttattttgttgaaaatattgATGGATCGGTAATTATGGCAGCATCCTATCTTTGTTTTAATGGTAaagttttgttcttttgttgaaaattttgacaggtttgtgtttgtttgttgatttaACAGATGGGTGGAGCATAATCCAATGGAGATATTGGAGAGCGTGAAGGTTTGTATTACTAAGGCAGTGGATAAGGCAACAGCTAACGGGTTCAACGTGGACAAAGGATTGAAGGCTATTGGTCTCACCAATCAAAGAGAGACCACTCTTGTTTGGAGCAAATCCACCGGCGCTCCTCTTCACAATGCGCTTGTTTGGATGGATGTTCGTACTACCTCTGTTTGCAGgtcctctttttttctttttcctgaATTGATGCTTGATTGGAGTAAACgaaatcatttcattttattctgtTGCATATATACACAAATCTTTGGATGTTTATGAGTATAATTCACTTGGCCAGGAGACTTTAAAAAACTTACATATACACAGACACCAAACACGACTTTGacagtaatttgagaaaatggaagTCATTGAATGTAAACACGTGTGTCAGACACCAgatacatatttattttgaagtatcggTGCTACATAGCTAGGATATTGATTTCTTGCAAGCAAAAATGCATGTATATATGACCATTGTAGGAAATGGGTTCCCCACGGCCAACGTTCATTACAGAGTCGTTATCTCAATTGTTGATCTAGATCAGACAGTTGAGATTCCGGGTTTTGAATTTGGCAAGATCACGACGTGAATCGTCTGATCTCTATCCAATGGCTTAGAAACACTGACTGCACTGACCTCAAGAAATCCAATCTGAAGGAAATCTGGGTCCGTCATTgtgaataataaaaacaaaatcttttAATCACACTATCTGCCCATTCTCTATGTTTGGATAAATCAAACTCTTAGAAAGTAAAACACCCTTAAATTGATCACTTTTTAAAGAACACATTGACGAGGTGAAAAAGACGGACTAGTTATAAGGAGCGTGTTGTTagtatttttcataattttttttataggtatgCTTAATCTAGGACCAATTGGGTCCAATGTGCCTTATAGATAAGGAGAGTATCAGGCCAATGAAAAATATTCACTCATATTTTTATGTGTAAAACATATCATCAGCTGTACAACTATCACCCTCCTGATTTCATTATATAGATCATATGATTTCATTTCAAACGAACTCATCACTTTAATGTGGTGGTAATTCTGTTTTTGAGGGATAAGGATCTGATTATTCAatgttctgaattctgattatttatttctttcaatcAATCCAGTGCTAATCTTTTGATGTTAGTTCCATGGTTGAAATTGGTGCACTACTTCGttcctttgtttctttttgtcatCCTGAgaaatgttgttgatgttattatttttgaaacagGAGACTGGAAAAAGAGTTATCTGGTGGTAGAACACACTTTGTAGAGAGCTGTGGTTTGCCTATTAGCACATATTTCAGTGCTATGAAACTTCTGTGGTTGATGGAAAATGTGGATGCTGTCAAGGAAGCTATTAAGAAAAAAGATGCATTGTTTGGAACAATAGACACTTGGTTGATTTGGAACTTAACCGGTGGAGTGAAAGGAGGATTGCACGTCACTGATGCTTCAAATGCATCCCGAACAATGTTGATGAACCTAAAAACCCTCAACTGGGATGAATCTACCTTGAAAGCACTTCAAATCCCAGCTGAAATTTTGCCTAAAATTATCAGTAATTCAGAAATTATAGGCAATGTTTCTTCTGGATGGCCAGTTGCTGGTATCCCTATCGCTGGATGTTTAGGTGATCAACATGCAGCAATGCTTGGACAAGCGTGCCGTAAAGGGGAGGCTAAAAGTACTTATGGTACTGGTGCTTTCATTCTATTGAATACCGGTGAAGGAGTAGTTAAATCAAACCATGGTCTTCTGTCAactatagcttataagcttggtCCGAATGCTCCAACCAATTATGCACTCGAAGGTTCTGTTGCTATTGCTGGAGCTGCGGTGCAGTGGCTTAGAGATGGTCTTGGTCTCATTACAACTGCTAAAGATATAGAGGCTCTGGCATTAGAGGTAGAATCCAATGGTGGTGTTTACTTTGTTCCTGCCTTCAATGGATTGTTTGCTCCGTGGTGGCGTGATGATGCTCGTGGGGTTTGTATCGGAATAACAAGGTATACTAGCAAGGCTCACATTGCTAGAGCCGTGCTTGAGAGCATATGTTTTCA harbors:
- the LOC11430218 gene encoding glycerol kinase produces the protein MSKEDVFIGAIDQGTSSSRFIIYDKSAQPIGSHQVEFTQFYPQAGWVEHNPMEILESVKVCITKAVDKATANGFNVDKGLKAIGLTNQRETTLVWSKSTGAPLHNALVWMDVRTTSVCRRLEKELSGGRTHFVESCGLPISTYFSAMKLLWLMENVDAVKEAIKKKDALFGTIDTWLIWNLTGGVKGGLHVTDASNASRTMLMNLKTLNWDESTLKALQIPAEILPKIISNSEIIGNVSSGWPVAGIPIAGCLGDQHAAMLGQACRKGEAKSTYGTGAFILLNTGEGVVKSNHGLLSTIAYKLGPNAPTNYALEGSVAIAGAAVQWLRDGLGLITTAKDIEALALEVESNGGVYFVPAFNGLFAPWWRDDARGVCIGITRYTSKAHIARAVLESICFQVKDVIDSMHKDSGADQSKKDEFLLRVDGGATVNNLLMQTQADLLATSVIRPADIETTALGAAYAAGLAVGIWKEDFVFDSKDLLKNASVFRPLMVEEIRKKKVDSWGKAVSRSFDLADLSL